A genomic window from Colletotrichum destructivum chromosome 7, complete sequence includes:
- a CDS encoding Putative glucanosyltransferase, glycoside hydrolase superfamily: MKFVPAVLGFAAFTIVAAKPTVTLREAPIKARSLPQVSASGNAFWADGKRFYIRGIDYQPGGSSANIDPLADPTICGRDIPRFKDLGVNTVRVYSVDNSKDHKECMQQLADAGIYLVADINSPLYSINRADPHPSYNAVYLQSVFATVEELAQYDNTLAFFSGNEVMHDDPEMTLAAPYVKAVTRDVKNYMASRGLRHVPIGYSAADVAANRMETAAYFNCGSDDARSDFFAFNDYSWCNTDFEVAGWDVKVKNFTDYGLPIFISEYGCTTNGRDFNELKALMSDQMTGVYSGGLMYEYSLEESDWGIVKLDGNNVQELDEYAKFKAALSKYPSPVGDGGAAMTTHAVDCPTSGAAWLINSDAIPTMPKKAEDYMKNGAGDGPGLKGSGSQWAADSASDGETTIGTASPTASSSAIAASSSSNSAAAITFGGSVESAPLVISSLTVVLSLLGAVML; encoded by the exons ATGAAGTTTGTCCCTGCCGTGTTGGGCTTCGCAGCTTTTACTATCGTGGCAGCGAAGCCTACTGTTACACTGCGCGAGGCCCCCATCAAGGCCCGCTCACTCCCACAGGTTTCCGCCTCTGGTAATG CTTTTTGGGCGGACGGCAAGCGCTTCTACATCCGCGGTATCGATTACCAGCCTGGTGGCTCGTCTGCGAATATCGATCCTCTTGCCGACCCCACCATCTGCGGTCGTGATATTCCTAGGTTCAAAGACCTTGGTGTGAATACCGTCCGAGTGTATAGCGTCGACAACTCGAAGGACCACAAGGAGTGCATGCAGCAGCTTGCTGATGCTGGTATCTATCTTGTAGCCGACATCAACAGCCCCTTGTACTCCATCAACCGTGCGGATCCTCATCCATCATACAATGCCGTCTACCTCCAGAGCGTCTTTGCTACCGTTGAGGAGCTTGCTCAGTACGACAATACTCTGGCATTCTTCTCTGGAAATGAGGTTATGCACGATGATCCTGAAATGACCTTGGCGGCTCCCTACGTCAAAGCTGTCACCCGTGACGTCAAAAACTACATGGCGTCCCGCGGCCTTCGTCACGTGCCAATTGGTTACTCTGCTGCTGACGTTGCTGCCAACCGTATGGAGACTGCTGCCTACTTCAACTGTGGTAGCGATGATGCCCGCAGCGACTTCTTTGCCTTCAACGACTACTCCTGGTGTAACACCGATTTCGAGGTGGCTGGCTGGGATGTCAAGGTCAAAAATTTCACTGATTACGGTCTTCCTATCTT CATCTCTGAGTATGGCTGCACAACTAACGGTCGCGACTTCAATGAGCTCAAGGCTCTGATGAGCGACCAGATGACCGGTGTTTATTCTGGTGGTCTTATGTATGAGTATTCTCTAGAGGAGAGCGATTGGGGTATTGTTAAGCTCGACGGTAACAACGTCCAAGAGCTTGATGAGTATGCTAAGTTCAAGGCCGCTCTATCTAAGTATCCCAGTCCAGTGGGTGATGGCGGTGCTGCCATGACTACCCATGCGGTTGACTGCCCTACTTCCGGCGCTGCATGGTTGATCAATTCCGACGCCATCCCCACTATGCCAAAGAAGGCTGAGGAT TACATGAAGAATGGTGCTGGTGACGGCCCTGGCCTTAAGGGTTCTGGTTCTCAATGGGCTGCTGACAGCGCGTCGGACGGCGAGACCACTATAGGCACTGCTTCCCCAACTGCCTCTAGCAGCGCTATTGCTGCTTCTAGTTCCTCTAATTCAGCAGCTGCTATAACTTTTGGCGGCTCTGTAGAGAGCGCCCCTTTAGTTATTAGCAGTTTAACTGTTGTGCTCAGCCTGCTTGGTGCAGTTATGCTATAG